The stretch of DNA GCGCAAGACCGTCGAGAATACCGGTGTTGAAGCATTTATCGATTTGTTCGGTATACTCCTCGACGCGCCGGGCGGCAAGGGCTTTCATCCCTGCCTCATTTTCGTATAATTGAGTGGAGAAATCGAGCATATCGGTACCGTTCGGAATCGAAAAAGTGGGGTCACCGTGCATCATCAAAAAGTATTTATCCCCGCTTTTTTCACGGATACGCGAAAGTACCCGCTGTGTCCCGTCCGGGCAGCCGTCGACGCCCTGCACGAAGATGGCAAAATGATTGTAGTGTTCGGCGATGGTGATGTACATATCCGCGATATTGTCAATGTGAAGGTTACGTTCTTTGTCGCTCATCTGGTTCCATTGATAAAACGACACATGGCACGGATGAACCCGGCCGAAAGCTTCCATTGTCAGATAAAACACGAGTTCAAAATGGGGGACAAGCCCGGTAATCGGTTCCCGTTTCAACGCTTTGATGAAAATTTCACGTTTGGTCATGGATTGGTAATCCTTTCAAATGTGGTTTGAAAAAAATACAGTTCTCAAATCTCTCCTCTGCGAAGTCATTATCATTATATCAACAGACAAATCAAAGTCAAGGGCACATTTGCATTTTCCTTTTGAATATGTTATACTCGGTTATATTTTAATTTGGGGGATGTTTTTCTTGAAACCTTGCATGAAACCTCTTTTTATTCCGGCGGCACATTTGAAAGAAAAACCGACTGACGAATCAAAACTCGGATTCGGCAGGATTTTTACGGATTATATGCTTGTCGTAGAATACGAGGAAGGCAAGGGCTGGTACGATCCCAAAATCATGCCTTACGGCCCGATCGAACTCAGTCCCGCGGCAATGGTTCTTCACTACGCGCAGGAAGTATTCGAAGGGCTCAAGGCCTATCGCACGGCAGACGACCATATCCAACTGTTCCGCCCCATCGAAAACATCCGCAGAATGAACCGTTCCTGCGACCGCCTGTGCATCCCGCAGCTCGACGAAGACAATTTTATGGAATGGATGACGGAACTGATCACGATCGAGAAGGATTGGGTTCCGCATGCACCTGCTGCCTCTCTGTACATTCGTCCGTTTATCTTCGCGACGGACCCCTATGTCGG from Oscillospiraceae bacterium encodes:
- a CDS encoding uroporphyrinogen decarboxylase family protein produces the protein MTKREIFIKALKREPITGLVPHFELVFYLTMEAFGRVHPCHVSFYQWNQMSDKERNLHIDNIADMYITIAEHYNHFAIFVQGVDGCPDGTQRVLSRIREKSGDKYFLMMHGDPTFSIPNGTDMLDFSTQLYENEAGMKALAARRVEEYTEQIDKCFNTGILDGLALCADYCFNVNPFFSPDMFSEFVTPYLAEITKRYHDRGYYVIKHTDGNIMPIIDQMVQCGPDALHSLDPQGGVSLAEVKRLYGDKVALCGNVNCALLQTGTEEECIADIRRSLHDGMDGYGYIFCTSNCVYTGMPLERYELMNRIWRAEGIYR